The following nucleotide sequence is from Thermodesulfobacteriota bacterium.
CTTATCTCTAAAGCCCTATTTATAAGCGCTTCTGCTTCATCTAGTCTCTCGCCCCTCTCCGCATATGTGTAGCCTACAAAATTTAGTGCATCGGCATTGTTAGGATCAATTTTAATCAGTCTCTTCATTGCATCTAGGGACTCGGGAATTTGTTCATTTAGATAGTAAATAACCCCTAATGAATACAAAATAGTCTTACTATCCGTATTCGTTTCTAGATATGTATTATAGAGCTTAACCGCATCCTGATCCCTATCTAGATTTCTATAAGTTCTGCCAAGGTAATTAACAACAATTTCATTGTTAGGATCGTTTTGATATACCTTTTCCATTAACTTTAGAGAGCCTTCTAAATCGTCTTGTTTCTCCAATATGAAAGCTTTTTGTACCTGGATTTCATTGTAGAGTTCTGAATCAGAATCAATTGTTTCAAGAAGTTTCAAGGCCTCGGTATAATTTCCAACCTCTATATATGAAAGTGCTAAATAGTATTTAGCTTTTTCGTCATTAGGATTACCCAGTAGTATTAATTGAAACTCTTCGATTGCTTTATCAAATTCTCTATTCTCAATATATAAGAGTCCTAATCTCAATTTTAAATCAGGGTTTCTATAATCTAAGTTCTCTGCTTTTTCGAATTGTTCCTGTGCATCTTCTTTCCTGTTCACCCTAAAGAGAAAATTTCCATATCTAACGTATGTGTCTAAGGTGTTTGGATATAAAGATATTATAGATTTGTATATGTTCTCAGACTCCTCATAGCGTCCTTGTTTTTCGTATACAAGCGCAAGCTCTATGAGTGCCATAACAAAACTAGGGTTTAGTTGTAATGATTCGTTATACAGTTCTTCTGCCTTATCAAAATCTCCTTTTTCATAATAAAGTCTGGCTAAAAAGAAAAACCCTCTTTCATTATCTGGATACAGCTCAGTGATTTTTTTAAAATGTTTCTCTGCAGAATTGTAGTTGCCTGCTTCTGTCTCTATGATTCCTAGAAAAAGTAGTGATTCTGCATCTCGAGGGTTTAGTTCAACCGCTCTTTTTAATATCTTTATCGACTTTTCTCTTTGTTC
It contains:
- a CDS encoding tetratricopeptide repeat protein, yielding MLLRTIRKTHSHLSFFLVLAFLVLGMAGCGTKKPATEIDADTFSDSSLEPKSKSYYHFTVSRMLLLDRKFPESLSQLEIAETYDDNSAYLKYNLALMYISSGRIDDALEKLEKSIEIDPNHSQSFTLLGKIYASSKDSEQREKSIKILKRAVELNPRDAESLLFLGIIETEAGNYNSAEKHFKKITELYPDNERGFFFLARLYYEKGDFDKAEELYNESLQLNPSFVMALIELALVYEKQGRYEESENIYKSIISLYPNTLDTYVRYGNFLFRVNRKEDAQEQFEKAENLDYRNPDLKLRLGLLYIENREFDKAIEEFQLILLGNPNDEKAKYYLALSYIEVGNYTEALKLLETIDSDSELYNEIQVQKAFILEKQDDLEGSLKLMEKVYQNDPNNEIVVNYLGRTYRNLDRDQDAVKLYNTYLETNTDSKTILYSLGVIYYLNEQIPESLDAMKRLIKIDPNNADALNFVGYTYAERGERLDEAEALINRALEISPNKGYILDSLGWVYYQKGQYNKALDLLNQAASLQPDDPAIMEHLGDVYEKKGNLKRALEYYERGVVLIEREPSDIDPKLQERLYKKVGDIKRRIGTQS